In Nerophis ophidion isolate RoL-2023_Sa linkage group LG03, RoL_Noph_v1.0, whole genome shotgun sequence, the following are encoded in one genomic region:
- the LOC133549687 gene encoding uncharacterized protein LOC133549687 isoform X2, with amino-acid sequence MGLVPMPYQRGHEGRAVLGEIQHLTMAVISGGCTKYLQAPNVVWNGPFKVQLRDYYDNWMAGDKVKTYNKSENLRAPSRRLLVDWVLGAWDALDRESLINSFKVCGLTVAADGSEYQLIYCLKEGQPCQPGREMLLRARQQGDAVVQEEEASDEEQQFLNELVIEEEDDDEGGEGEEGEEEEEEEGEEEEDDEWV; translated from the exons atgggactcgtaccgatgccatatcagcgaggccacgaaggcagagctgttttgggggaaattcagcaccttacaatggctgttatatctggaggttgcacaaagtaccttCAGGCCCCCaatgttgtgtggaatggccctttcaaagtgcagctccgtgactactatgataactggatggctggtgataaagtTAAGACCTACAACAAGTCAGAgaacctgagagccccttcccgccgcctcctggtcgactgggtcctgggagcctgggatgctctggatcgggagagtctgatcaactcattcaag gtgtgtgggctgactgtggcagctgatgggagtgagtaccagctcatttactgcctcaaagagggacagccatgtcagccaggcagagagatgctgttgagggctagacagcagggtgatgctgtggttcaggaagaggaggcaagtgatgaggaacagcagttcctcaatgaacttgtgattgaagaggaggatgatgatgaggggggtgagggagaggagggggaagaagaggaggaggaagaaggggaggaggaggaggatgatgagtgggtttga